TACCAATTGGCTATGCAACAAATTGGCGTAGCAGTTCAAAAACAAGATATATTACTAAGTAATATGGAAATTTTTACGGGTATTGGGCTTGTATTGCTAGTATTGGTAGTGCTATTATTAATCAATCAACATTTGAAAGATTCATTTAACTTATTCAGAAATAAGATTTGGGTAAGTTAGATTTGTTCCAATGTTGAGATATAAAGCTGTTTAGGTTAACGGTAACGAGCGAATAAATTTGCTCGTTAATAGGAAAGAAAATATCGTTTGAGAGTAGATTTGTCTGTCAAAAATCAGGATAAAGAAAAGTCATTGGAGGGTTTTATTTACAAAGAATGAATCGATTTCTTATAAAATTTCGTAGCTTCTTTTTAGGGCTTCTTGGGATTGGTGATTGTATCAAAAAATATTTGACTATCTCTTTCAGAGGTGATTATTTGTTTTTTCTGTACTTATTGGCATTTTAGGATTACCCTAGCAACAAATCTCATAAATCGTCCCGAATTTTGGGATAATTTAAAATAGAGACCTTTTGTTTGTATTTATTGGGATTCATGTAAGTAAACCATCGTGCTTTTTGTTACAATAGGATGCGAATCAATTCGTATCCTATTAACAAATATTAGGCATTTATTGACTATTAATCAACAAGGCGGTCGAAATTAGTTTTTCGACCGCCTTGTTGATTATTCGAGATGACTTATATTTTCAATTTTGTGCTAACAAATATTTTGTTGTTGGCTAATAATTCGCCTATTGGTTAGCGTCTAAATTTATTTTTTTTCTTAGCGGGTTTCCCTTCTGTTTCGGCTATCAACTTATCGGCTGCTTGCTTTTGTGGATTTGCCAGTAATCGCTCGGCCAAATCTGGACGATTGAGTTTTTGTAATCTTTGTTTTATCCAACCTTTAAACTCAGGCTTGTACCAGAAGAAATAACGATTTTGGTTTTGTTTTTCTTCTCGTGTTTTGGCCGTGGCTACAGGTTGTAATGTATAAGGATGTACTCCCGAATAGTAAATCACCTCGGCTACAGTCATTGGTGTAGGCGTAAAATCCTGCACTTGCTCCAACTGAAAACCTAAATCTTTGGTTTCGGCTGCCAAATTGGCCATATCGGCCTCCTCACAACCAGGGTGCGATGAAATAAAGTACGGAATAAGCGGCTGTTTGAGGTTATGCTTATCTTGAATACGGTCGTATTTTTCTTTAAACTTCTTGAAATATTTAAAAGAAGGCTTACGCATTATTCTAAGTGTATTGTCGGAAGTATGTTCTGGAGCAACTTTCAAACGACCCGATACGTGACGAGTCACCAACTGTTCCATGTATTCGTCGTGATTGCCATCTTGATTGTTTTTATTGAAATCGTCAACCAATAGATCATAACGCACCCCCGAACCCACAAACGCCTTTTTGATACCTGGGTGAGAATCTACTTTGCGATAGATTTCGGTAAGAGGCTTATGCGAAGTGTCTAAATTTGAGCATATTACGGGGTGAATACAACTTGGACTCTGACAACGATTACAAATAGATTCATCTTTGCCCTTCATCCGATACATATTGGCCGATGGCCCGCCCAAATCAGAAATATAGCCCTTAAACTCTGGATGTTTTACAATTTCATCTACCTCTTTCATGATAGATTCTTGGCTACGAGATGCAATAAATTTGCCTTGGTGTGCCGAAATTGTACAAAAACTACAACCTCCAAAACACCCACGGTGCATATTTACCGAAAACTTAATCATTTCATAAGCTGGAATAGCCCCTCGCTTTTTGTATTTAGGGTGTGGCAAACGGGTATAAGGTAAATCAAATGATTTGTCCATTTCCTTCTCTTCCATTGTTTTGAAAGGAGGATTTATGACCAAGGTTTTCTTGCCAACTTTCTGAATAATACGATTGGCTTGCCATTTGTTTGATTCAACTTCTACAATTTTGAAGTTGGCCGCATATTTAATTTTATCTTTCAAGCACTCTTCATGGCTTGCCATTTCCACTGTTTCCCAATTATTAAAGTCTTGGAGCGACTCTTGGGTTTCTTGTAAAAATGCAATTTGATTCACATTCCGAATGGTATCTAAAGGAACACCTTGGCGTACCAAACGCAGAATTTCACGAAGAGGCTGTTCGCCCATACCATATACAAGCATATCTGCCCCTGAGTCGAACAAAATAGTTGGCATTAGTTTATCTTGCCAATAATCGTAGTGTGTTACTCGACGCAATGATGCCTCGATACCACCAATGAGTACTGGTACATCGGGGTATAGTTTTTTGAGAATCTGTGTGTACACTGTGGTTGCGTAATCGGGACGATAGCCCGCTTCGCCACCAGGCGTATAAGAATCGTTGGAACGAAGGCGTTTGTTGGCGGTATAATGGTTTACCATCGAATCCATACAGCCCGCAGTTACGCCAAAAAAGTATTTGGGTTTACCAAATTTTTTAAAATCTCTTAAATCATCTTTCCAGTTGGGTTGTGCTACAATAGCAATTTTAAAACCCTCACTTTCGATAATACGGCCGATTACAGCCGTCCCAAAAGCAGGATGGTCTACATAAGCATCGCCCGAAATAAGTACTACATCTACTTCATCCCAGCCTCGTTTTTCAACCTCTTTTTTGGTGAGAGGTAACCAGTCGGTAATTGGTCTTTCTAACATATTGCAAATTTACGCAAAAATATTGCGTTTGATTATCTTCATGGGTGGGTATCCTCTAACAAGTGGTTGCTATAGTTAGAAAGGACACATTTTTAAAGCAAAACAAGCAATTGGCTTGTAAAATCACTGCCGTTTTAACAAAAAAAAGACTAGAATAGTTTGCTATTTGGGTAAAATAATAGAAAAGCCGCTTGAACTTTGCTAAAAAGATACTTAAAGCGTTGAGAAACAGGATTCACTGAATTGGTTTTGAATCTATACTAGCAAGCTTATTTACCAGTTACAAAAGGCTGATGTGCTTTATTGAAAAGATGTGCTTTATTGAAAAATAGTAAAACAAAAAAAATCCTTCAAGCTTTTAGCTGCTTGAAGGACTAGATTCGGGGTTTTGAAAATAATTTTACATCCAATAGTTCAAAAATCTGCTACAAGCTATTACAAATACTTGGCAATGATAGCTCTCCAAGCTTCCAACTCAGGCTTGCCAGGTTTACGTTTCCCAAAAATCAAGGCAATTTGATTGTGGGCTTCATCAAATAGCTCGATACTAGTTACAAGGCCATCGGTAGTTGGTTTTTTCACAATCCAAGCTTGGGCAATATGGTCTTCTCGCAAATGAAGGTTAAATTGAGGGTCTAGTACATTGAACCAAGGCCCCATTTGTACCAATTTTTCAATCAAACCTGTGTGAATTTGGATACAGCCATGGCTACCCACAAATATCATTATTTCAAGAGCTGTGTTTGAGGCTTCGCCCAAAATAGCCTTTACTTGTTCTACCGAAATAGCCTGAGCATGTCCTTCTGGAGCTAAGTATAATGCTTGCTCGCGGGCTACGCCATATTTGCGTAAAAGCGGAAAAAACTCGTGGGTATCTTTCAACGCTAACCAGTCGGCCTGAAAGCCAACAATATCTATCTCTTCGTTTTTTTTCTCAGGCTCGGGTGCTGGATAGGCTTCTGTTTCGAGAAACGACGACTGAATTGGGTCGGCATAAATGTCGACTAATTGGTTATACGCTTCAATATTACTACTTTCTTGCAAAAAAATTTTGTGAACAGCCTCGCCGTTTTTGTCGAAAAACTGTAAGCTTTGATTGTTTTCTTTGACAGCAAAACCAAATTTCCAATGAGTCATAAACAAACGAAGGTCAATATCTTCGCCCAGTACTAAGCCCACGTGGTTGTTGAATGATACTTTTTCATAAACCCCTTTGCGTTCGTGAACACAACTTTCGTTGCGGGTAAGTGCCATTACATAGCCCAGCGAAGGTATTTCTTTGAGAAGCTCTCTGAAATCGCCTGTGAGTCGAATTACATTTTCACCTACCGATGTGGCAAGTAATTCGGCTTCAGATACGCCCAATTGCTTGGCCGCATCACGGATTCTCACTTTAGGATTTTCATTTTTAAATTCTTGATAACGTTCTTTTAATGAAAGTGTTGCGGTTGACATATCTCTGTTTTTTTGTTTGAAATTGGTTCTTGACAATGTACAATAAATGGACAAGCCATGTCTGGCTGATGAATAAGATTGACCGCAATATTAAAAGCCTCTAATACATTATGAGGGCTCAATACATCGACGGGCTTGCCATAGCCCAATACCTCGCCTTGTTTCAGCAGCAGTACTTGGTCGGCATATTGCAAAGCCAAGTTGAGGTCGTGGAGAATAGCAATCACACAAAAACCCTTCTGGGTGAGTTCTTTGGCTATTTGTAACAAATTATGTTGATGATACAAGTCCAGACCAGTGATGGGTTCGTCGAGCAAAAGGTATTTAGGGGCTTTAGACACATAATTTTCATCCAAAATAGCTTCATAATCTAGCAATTGAGCCATCACTTTTGCCAAAAATACCCGCTGCTGCTCGCCTCCTGAAAGAGTCATAAAAATACGTTCGGACAAATGACTTACGCCTGTTTTTTGGAGGCAATATTGTACTATTTCGTGGTCGTACACACTGGGGTTTCCCTTAAAATGTGGGTATCGTCCCATAATTACCAAATCATATACGTTGAAGTTGAAAGCCAAGGTATTTTGCTGAGCCAGTACAGCCCTAAATCTTGCAAGGCTTTCTCTTGTCCAGCAATCTAACGACCGCTGGCGGATTTGAATATTGCCCTGATGAGGAAGAAGCTCTTTGCTCAATAGCCTCAATAAAGTAGATTTGCCTGCACCGTTTGCTCCAACAATCGCTAAAAGCTCGCCTGTTTGAGCTTCGAGCGAAACACCTCTTAGCAATGTTCTACCTCGGATTGTATAATGGATATTTTGTGCTTGTATCATGCCTTTTAGCGTAATGTTAAATCACTTATTGATTTCTGTTTTTAACCAAAATCCAAATAAAAATGGGTGTTCCTAGCATAGCTGTAACAATACCTATGGGTAATTCGGCAGGTGCTACGATAGTTCTCGATACCAAATCGGCCAAGGTTAACACTATAGCCCCCAAAAGAGCCGACGCAGGTAATACCAAGCGGTGGTCGGCACCAGCAAATAGCCGAATAATATGGGGAATAATTAGCCCGACAAAGCCTATGGCCCCACACAAGGCAACCGAAACACCTACACCAAGCGTAGTAAGGATAATGATTTGGTTTTTGAGCCTGATAGGATTAATACCCAAATGTTCGGCCTGACTTTCGCCTAATGCAAAGGCATTGAGAGCTTTGCCAAGCCTTGGTACAAATAGAATAGGAATAAGGCACAAAGGCGTTGCTACCTTCAGGGCATCCCAAGAAGCACCACCCAAACTGCCTAAACCCCAAAATTGGATGGTTCTTAGCTGGGCATCGTTGGCCATGTAGGTCATCAGGCCAGTAATTGCTCCTGACAAAGCATTTACAGCAATACCAGCCAATAGCATGGTAGTTACTACGGCTTTTCCTTCTACTTTTGATAGTTGATATACCAAAACGGTAGTTAGGCAAGCTCCAAAAAATGCAACAAATGACATTCCGTATAAGCCCGCAAGTCCGTTGAGTTGTTGAATTACCTTGAGCTCTAAGACAATCATTCCTACAGCAAAAAGTGATGCTCCCGACGAAATACCTATCAGTCCGGGGTCGGCCAGAGGATTACGGAACAGCCCTTGCATAGATGCCCCCGTAATACCCAACACTGCCCCTACCAAGATTCCCATTAAAACCCTTGGCAAACGAATAACCGTTAAAATAACAGCCTGCTGTTCGGCAAAATGGGTATTTGTCCAGCCTAGTTCGTTCAGCAAGATATATCCTACCTCTTTGAAAGAAATACTTACAGCACCAACACCTACTGCCCAGATGCCTACGCCAATAAGAATAACCATCAATGAGGTTAATACAATTCCTGCTTTGGTATAGCTAAAGCCAATTGACTGAGATTTTTGCAATGCAATTATGTTCATTACTTTATTGAATGAAATAGTTGACCCATGAATAATTACCAATCATCAAACTATTACCTAATCACTCATGGGCTTACTGATGATATATGTGGTTTTGTATCAAAATTTTGTCAGAATTATGATTTTTAGGATAAGATAATTTTTCCCCTAACAATCCCCACATTCTGCCGATACGTCCTTTATCTCTTGAGTTTTTCGCTTAGCTCTAATACAGCACTGCCAACTCTTGGCGTAAAACCCGTTAGTAATACGCCATCCATTTCAATTACCTTTCGTTTTTTGCCAGCATTGGTTTGTGCAACGCCTGGTACTTTCAAAAGACCATCTATACCTCCAATACTTTCCAAGCCACTATTGAACAACAAGATATAATCTGGATTAGCCGCAATAAGTCCTTCGGGGGTGAGTGGCTTGAAGTTGTCAAAATCATTGGTAGCGTTATGTCCACCTGCTAATTCTATCAAGCTTTTTACCGACGTACCATTACCCGCAACCGACATTGCTCCTAGGCCTCTGGCATAAATAAAGAGGACTTTGGGAGCTACGGCTGGCTTTTTAACTTTTGCCAAGTTGGCATCTATTTTCTGAATCAGGCGAGCTGCTTGAGCTTTTTTACCAAAATAATTGGCGACATCGTTTATCAGCTTTTTAGTACCTTCTATACTATATTCTTGTGTAAACATCTGTACTTTTACTCCTGCCGATTTAAACTGTTCTTCAACTTCGGGTTTGAGGAAGGATTGTCCTTTCTCGTCACGAGTACCTATTACAATGGTGGGCTGTAAAGCCAGTGTTGTTTCTGCCCCGATACCTCTATTATGACCCACTTTGGGCAGTTTTTCAATCGCCGCAGGATAATTGGAGGTTACGTCGGTGCCAACAATCTGATTTTGTAAGCCTAGTTCTACCAATATTTCGGTTACAGATCCACTGATAGACACAATCCGTTGAGGCTTATTCTGGCTAAATACTTGTGTATTGATTAGCCAACATAAGACTAATAGCCAGTATTTTTTGTTATAATTTTTCATTTATCAACTATCTTATGAAGCCTTTTTTACTAATTTATATTCAATATTGGGGTATCCACGCTCGCCACCATCGGCCGAAGTAAAGTTCAAAAATTTCAATTTATAGATATTTCCTGCGGCATCTTTTACGACATAGAAGCGGTCGGTTTTTACGCCAATTGTACCTGTTGTAGCACGCCAATTCGAACCAATAACCGAACGGTTACCACTAAACGTAACAGTGCTAAGATTACTTTCGCCAAAGGTGTCATAACTTACCGTAGAGGTAAGTACCTCGGCAGCCTGTACTCCAGCCAAATGATTAATGAATACTTGGTCAGAGAAATAATAAGGGACTTCTACCGTTGCCGACAAGTTGGTTTTGTACACTGCCCCTGTCCACTCAATATCCCAACGGTCTTTGGCAGGCTCAACACTTACTGGTGTTCCTGTTGCAAAAGACACATAACTAAAGTTATAGCTTGCATCTTTGGCAATAGTCAGTGTTTTGAAGGCAGTTTCGGTCAAGCCCGCATATTGTAGGGTATATCCGCCACTAGTATTTCTCAAAACTCTTATTTTCATCAAATCTGTTTTAGCTGTAGAACCACCTGTTCCTCTGTTGATAATATATACTTTATTATCGGCATCGGTAGCCGATACCGCAGCAATAACCGTATTGGCAATATCGCCAGTAATATCATCAATCAGGGCAAAGTGAGTTGGCTCAAAGCCTAGTGTAAGGTTTTTGCCAACAGTATCGGCTGCACTTACTTGGGTAATATCGCTTTTGGTAGTAGCCAACGCCGTTGCTGCGGTGGTATTATTGATTTTCACCACAAAATTACTGCCTGTATAAAAGCCCAAATCCCAAGCTGCACGAGCAACTGCTACTTGGTTATTGTTGCTAAAATCTACAAAAACACTATTAATTGCCGACGAACCACCCGTGCCTCCATTGAGTTTGAGGTTTGTTCCTGTCGATACTATTGCTGTAAATTTTACGGTCAACTCGGCATTTGTACCTATCAAAACAGGACTGGTTACACCCGCAATTTTAAACTTTAGGGTTTCGGCTCCGCTCAAAAATATACCCGAAGTTTTAGTTATTTTGAACGATGCTTCGCTACTACCCACTGGTACAGACAAACTTACCACATTACTTACGGCTGCTGGCACAGTAGCAAATTCAGTACCATAAGTCATGCCTGTTGAGGTTACTTGTACAGTAACGGTTGTAGCAACGTCTACAGCTCTCGATAATTGTACTTTTATCGTAGCTTCGGAATTGGTAGCATCCATACCTTGCTCTGTACTTTCAAATTGTGCCAAACTGTCGGGCAAAGCGACTTCGTCTTCTTTACAGCCAAGTAAAAATAGGGTATTTATTAGGGCCAATACCAACCACACATTCAATAAACGTTTCATTTTTTTTACTAAAATTTAGATTATGAAGAAGAAAATACTAGCCATGCTCTTGTTCTTCTTACAGGCATGGTTGTTATAAATCTAATCCCTACAGCATAGAGATTTTTAATTTTTACTGGTAAGGTTATAGGTAAGCCCTACAAAATAAGAGCGGCCGTAACTCATGGGCAATGGGCCACTGGTACTATGCCCTGCTGTACCCGCAGTACCCGAATTATTGAGCCTAGTTACATTCAATAGGTTTTTTATACCTGCACTAGCCTGTAAACCAGCAGGTAATTTTTGGGTAAGGGTAAAATCAGCCCAATGATAAGCCGCCACTTCGGTCAAGCTAGCTTTTAACGCACCATTGCTATCGGTTTCGGCCTGATAAGCAGGGCGTTTGCCTGTATATTTATAAAATAAACCCAAGGTAGTTTTGCTTTGTGGCAGTGTGTACATGATATTAGCATTTACCTCGGGCGACCACAAAAATTTGGGCATTGTTAGAGTTTTATACTCTTCGTCGCTCAACAGTTGGTTATAGCGACCAATATACGAAAAGCCAACGGTAGCTCGTAGATTTTGCCATACGGCAGTATTTTCGAGTGTTGTACCCAGTGTTTTAAAACGGTCTATATTAATGGTTCGGGATACCGAAGGGTCGCTAGGGTCGGTGCCATAGCTAATCAAATTACGGAAATCGTTATAAAAACCCGTAAGTACCGACTTCCAATTAACGGTTGTGTGTTTAGGTGAAAAATAGGTAATAGAACCATTAAAACTATCTGATTCTTCAGCTTTTAAATCAGGATTCCCTTTGATTGAATGACTGGCATCAAAAAAATTAAAGTATAGTTCTCGTAAAGCTGGCGATCGAAATCCGCGAGCATAGGCCAAACGTAAATCCCAATTGGTGTTCAGCTTCATTTTGGTATTGATAGACGGAATTACTGGCGGAGCATCATATACCGAGTTTTGGATAAACCGCAAGCCCGGCCTGATTTGAATACTCGAATCAAGTGAAATCACCGACGATACAAAAAAGGCATAATCGTTGATTTTGGGCGAACCTGCAATTCTAGCCCCGCTAGCATTATCTATATTTACCTCAAAACCAGGCTGTAACGAAATAGCTTTTGTCCATCGGTATTGAAAGGTGGTTCTTACCATTTTGTTGTCAAATCGAGCTACATCTTGTTCGCCCTGTCCAAGCGACAAAGTTCTTTTTCCTGTATTCAAATCCAAAATAGATGTCTGTGTTTTGCGTTGGTAGTCGGTATAAGCTGCCAAAGCATTCATACTGAGCCTTTCCGAAATACGGAGTTCGCCCTGCAATTGGTGCATCATTCGGTCGGTTATAAACTTTTGGTCACGAGCCTGTTGCGTATTGATATTGACATTGCCAAAGCTGGTGATTGTTTCGTGTAAAAAATCATTTCGGTAATAAATACTCCCCTTTGTTTTGGTCAAGCCCAATTTTACATGTCCCAATACCTGCTCTTTGGGTAGCCATTCTTTACTACGTCCAGTAGAATTACCTTGCCAGCCACCAAAATTATTACTACTCAAGCCAGCCGATACATTAAGCGTACCATTTTGCCACATACCACCAATACTCTGATTATGAGCACCTTGCCTTACAGCATCTTGCTTCTTAGAAAGCTTATATTCGTTACTAACGGTTTCTTCCTGAGCTTTGGCAAATAGCGACCATTGGTTGTGGCTAGGCTTTTTTGTAATAATATTAATCACACCAGCCAATGCGTCAGTTCCATAATTAACAGACATTGGTCCTTCTACAATTTCGATACGTTCAATCGTATTAATATCAATTTGATTCAAACTTTCACGGGTATCGCCTCGGTCGAGCATCGGCACACCATCTAATAAAATTTTTACATTTCGCCCTGCCATACCCATCAACTGAATATCGGTAGTACCCAAGGCCATATCATTGGAAAAGCGAAAACCTAATTCGTTATTGAGTATTCCTAACAAATTGGTAGCAGCCCGTTGTTCTATTCTAGCACGGTCGATTACCCTTACCTGAAACACCGAGTTTTTGATCGACTGAGGTTCGTATTGTCCTGTCACAACAACCTCGTTGAGCGTTTGAATAGCTGGTTCTAATTTAAAATCAAGGTTTGTATTGCCTTGAAGACTTATCTTTTTTTCGACAGTACCAAAACCTACATAACTAACTTTTATTATTTCAGAGCCAGATTTAGCCACCTTTAATTGATATATTCCTTGTTTGTTGGTCAAAGCACCCTTTTTTTGAGCTACCAATACCACCGAGGCCCCTTCTACGGGCGTGCCACCCAATGCAGTTACCTTTCCTTTAATTTCTATTTGTTGGGCAATAGCATTCAACCCTATTCCTAGCCAGAATAGCACCCCCAATCCGATTCTATATTTCATGGTTGTTGATTTAATACATGTTGGCAAATTCTATTTTGGTATGTCTAAGCAATTTTAGACTATTTTTATTTAGACTTGTTATAAATAATAGAACAAAGGTATAAGAAGAATACATACGAGTCAATATTTATTTAGACTAATTTTAAATAGTATTTTCAAAAATGATATAAAAGATGAAGATGTGATAGAGTAAGAACTTTACGAAGCAAATATTAGAGCAAAA
The DNA window shown above is from Flectobacillus major DSM 103 and carries:
- a CDS encoding hemin-degrading factor, with protein sequence MSTATLSLKERYQEFKNENPKVRIRDAAKQLGVSEAELLATSVGENVIRLTGDFRELLKEIPSLGYVMALTRNESCVHERKGVYEKVSFNNHVGLVLGEDIDLRLFMTHWKFGFAVKENNQSLQFFDKNGEAVHKIFLQESSNIEAYNQLVDIYADPIQSSFLETEAYPAPEPEKKNEEIDIVGFQADWLALKDTHEFFPLLRKYGVAREQALYLAPEGHAQAISVEQVKAILGEASNTALEIMIFVGSHGCIQIHTGLIEKLVQMGPWFNVLDPQFNLHLREDHIAQAWIVKKPTTDGLVTSIELFDEAHNQIALIFGKRKPGKPELEAWRAIIAKYL
- a CDS encoding heme/hemin ABC transporter substrate-binding protein translates to MKNYNKKYWLLVLCWLINTQVFSQNKPQRIVSISGSVTEILVELGLQNQIVGTDVTSNYPAAIEKLPKVGHNRGIGAETTLALQPTIVIGTRDEKGQSFLKPEVEEQFKSAGVKVQMFTQEYSIEGTKKLINDVANYFGKKAQAARLIQKIDANLAKVKKPAVAPKVLFIYARGLGAMSVAGNGTSVKSLIELAGGHNATNDFDNFKPLTPEGLIAANPDYILLFNSGLESIGGIDGLLKVPGVAQTNAGKKRKVIEMDGVLLTGFTPRVGSAVLELSEKLKR
- a CDS encoding FecCD family ABC transporter permease, translated to MNIIALQKSQSIGFSYTKAGIVLTSLMVILIGVGIWAVGVGAVSISFKEVGYILLNELGWTNTHFAEQQAVILTVIRLPRVLMGILVGAVLGITGASMQGLFRNPLADPGLIGISSGASLFAVGMIVLELKVIQQLNGLAGLYGMSFVAFFGACLTTVLVYQLSKVEGKAVVTTMLLAGIAVNALSGAITGLMTYMANDAQLRTIQFWGLGSLGGASWDALKVATPLCLIPILFVPRLGKALNAFALGESQAEHLGINPIRLKNQIIILTTLGVGVSVALCGAIGFVGLIIPHIIRLFAGADHRLVLPASALLGAIVLTLADLVSRTIVAPAELPIGIVTAMLGTPIFIWILVKNRNQ
- a CDS encoding heme ABC transporter ATP-binding protein produces the protein MIQAQNIHYTIRGRTLLRGVSLEAQTGELLAIVGANGAGKSTLLRLLSKELLPHQGNIQIRQRSLDCWTRESLARFRAVLAQQNTLAFNFNVYDLVIMGRYPHFKGNPSVYDHEIVQYCLQKTGVSHLSERIFMTLSGGEQQRVFLAKVMAQLLDYEAILDENYVSKAPKYLLLDEPITGLDLYHQHNLLQIAKELTQKGFCVIAILHDLNLALQYADQVLLLKQGEVLGYGKPVDVLSPHNVLEAFNIAVNLIHQPDMACPFIVHCQEPISNKKTEICQPQHFH
- a CDS encoding TonB-dependent receptor, whose protein sequence is MKYRIGLGVLFWLGIGLNAIAQQIEIKGKVTALGGTPVEGASVVLVAQKKGALTNKQGIYQLKVAKSGSEIIKVSYVGFGTVEKKISLQGNTNLDFKLEPAIQTLNEVVVTGQYEPQSIKNSVFQVRVIDRARIEQRAATNLLGILNNELGFRFSNDMALGTTDIQLMGMAGRNVKILLDGVPMLDRGDTRESLNQIDINTIERIEIVEGPMSVNYGTDALAGVINIITKKPSHNQWSLFAKAQEETVSNEYKLSKKQDAVRQGAHNQSIGGMWQNGTLNVSAGLSSNNFGGWQGNSTGRSKEWLPKEQVLGHVKLGLTKTKGSIYYRNDFLHETITSFGNVNINTQQARDQKFITDRMMHQLQGELRISERLSMNALAAYTDYQRKTQTSILDLNTGKRTLSLGQGEQDVARFDNKMVRTTFQYRWTKAISLQPGFEVNIDNASGARIAGSPKINDYAFFVSSVISLDSSIQIRPGLRFIQNSVYDAPPVIPSINTKMKLNTNWDLRLAYARGFRSPALRELYFNFFDASHSIKGNPDLKAEESDSFNGSITYFSPKHTTVNWKSVLTGFYNDFRNLISYGTDPSDPSVSRTINIDRFKTLGTTLENTAVWQNLRATVGFSYIGRYNQLLSDEEYKTLTMPKFLWSPEVNANIMYTLPQSKTTLGLFYKYTGKRPAYQAETDSNGALKASLTEVAAYHWADFTLTQKLPAGLQASAGIKNLLNVTRLNNSGTAGTAGHSTSGPLPMSYGRSYFVGLTYNLTSKN
- a CDS encoding HmuY family protein, translated to MKRLLNVWLVLALINTLFLLGCKEDEVALPDSLAQFESTEQGMDATNSEATIKVQLSRAVDVATTVTVQVTSTGMTYGTEFATVPAAVSNVVSLSVPVGSSEASFKITKTSGIFLSGAETLKFKIAGVTSPVLIGTNAELTVKFTAIVSTGTNLKLNGGTGGSSAINSVFVDFSNNNQVAVARAAWDLGFYTGSNFVVKINNTTAATALATTKSDITQVSAADTVGKNLTLGFEPTHFALIDDITGDIANTVIAAVSATDADNKVYIINRGTGGSTAKTDLMKIRVLRNTSGGYTLQYAGLTETAFKTLTIAKDASYNFSYVSFATGTPVSVEPAKDRWDIEWTGAVYKTNLSATVEVPYYFSDQVFINHLAGVQAAEVLTSTVSYDTFGESNLSTVTFSGNRSVIGSNWRATTGTIGVKTDRFYVVKDAAGNIYKLKFLNFTSADGGERGYPNIEYKLVKKAS
- a CDS encoding YgiQ family radical SAM protein; this encodes MLERPITDWLPLTKKEVEKRGWDEVDVVLISGDAYVDHPAFGTAVIGRIIESEGFKIAIVAQPNWKDDLRDFKKFGKPKYFFGVTAGCMDSMVNHYTANKRLRSNDSYTPGGEAGYRPDYATTVYTQILKKLYPDVPVLIGGIEASLRRVTHYDYWQDKLMPTILFDSGADMLVYGMGEQPLREILRLVRQGVPLDTIRNVNQIAFLQETQESLQDFNNWETVEMASHEECLKDKIKYAANFKIVEVESNKWQANRIIQKVGKKTLVINPPFKTMEEKEMDKSFDLPYTRLPHPKYKKRGAIPAYEMIKFSVNMHRGCFGGCSFCTISAHQGKFIASRSQESIMKEVDEIVKHPEFKGYISDLGGPSANMYRMKGKDESICNRCQSPSCIHPVICSNLDTSHKPLTEIYRKVDSHPGIKKAFVGSGVRYDLLVDDFNKNNQDGNHDEYMEQLVTRHVSGRLKVAPEHTSDNTLRIMRKPSFKYFKKFKEKYDRIQDKHNLKQPLIPYFISSHPGCEEADMANLAAETKDLGFQLEQVQDFTPTPMTVAEVIYYSGVHPYTLQPVATAKTREEKQNQNRYFFWYKPEFKGWIKQRLQKLNRPDLAERLLANPQKQAADKLIAETEGKPAKKKNKFRR